A DNA window from Setaria viridis chromosome 2, Setaria_viridis_v4.0, whole genome shotgun sequence contains the following coding sequences:
- the LOC117846612 gene encoding probable uridine nucleosidase 2, whose translation MEASNGQIHHHDEQPRAEQKIIIDTDPGIDDSVAIMMAFQSPGVQVLGLTTIFGNCTTEHATRNALILCEKAGHPEVPVAEGSHEPLKGGKPKVAAFVHGSDGLGNIELPDPTIKKVEQSAAEFLVDKVSQFPGEVSVLALGPLTNLALAIKKDPSFVKNVRKIVVLGGAFFSAGNATPSAEANIHSDPEAADIVFTSGADIYVVGLNITTQVSFTDKDLLELRNSKGKHAQFLCDVCKFYLDWHIESYGAPVIFLHDPVSFAALVRPDLFTFRKGVVRVETQGICAGHTSMDMLLKKWNSENPWTGYSPISVAWTVDVPKMVAFVKELVTGE comes from the exons ATGGAGGCCAGCAACGGGCAGATCCACCACCACGACGAGCAGCCGAGGGCGGAGCAGAAGATCATCATCGACACGGATCCAGGCATCG ATGACAGCGTGGCGATTATGATGGCGTTCCAGTCGCCGGGCGTTCAAGTCCTAGGGCTCACCACCATTTTTGGCAACTGCACAACGGAGCACGCGACACGCAACGCCTTGATCCTG TGCGAGAAGGCAGGCCATCCTGAAGTTCCAGTAGCAGAAGGAAGCCATGAGCCTCTAAAG GGAGGAAAACCAAAAGTTGCCGCCTTTGTTCACGGATCTGATGGCCTTGGGAACATAGAGCTTCCTGATCCCACTATCAAGAAAGTTGAGCAAAGCGCTGCAGAGTTCTTGGTTGATAAGGTCTCGCAGTTTCCTGGAGAGGTCTCTGTACTTGCCTTGGGTCCTCTGACGAACTTAGCATTG GCCATCAAGAAGGATCCCTCCTTTGTGAAAAATGTTAGAAAGATTGTTGTGCTGGGTGGAGCCTTCTTTTCAGCTGGAAATGCCACCCCTTCTGCTGAAGCAAAT ATCCACAGTGACCCGGAGGCAGCTGATATAGTTTTCACTTCTGGGGCAGACATCTACGTGGTCGGCCTCAACATCACAACCCAAGTCAGCTTCACAG ATAAGGACCTCTTGGAGCTGAGGAACTCGAAAGGGAAGCACGCGCAGTTCCTCTGCGACGTATGCAAGTTCTACCTGGACTGGCACATCGAGTCTTACGGCGCTCCTG TGATTTTCCTCCATGACCCGGTGAGCTTTGCCGCGCTGGTTCGCCCGGACCTGTTCACGTTCAGGAAGGGCGTGGTGAGGGTGGAGACCCAGGGCATCTGCGCCGGGCATACCTCCATGGACATGTTGCTGAAGAA GTGGAACTCGGAGAACCCGTGGACTGGCTACTCGCCGATCTCGGTGGCGTGGACGGTGGACGTGCCCAAGATGGTCGCGTTCGTGAAGGAGCTCGTCACCGGAGAGTGA